One window of Nitrospirota bacterium genomic DNA carries:
- a CDS encoding sigma-54-dependent Fis family transcriptional regulator, which produces MQRILVIDDEASIRGLLKDFLETKGFEVLTASDGETGLSVLKEDKFGLLLLDLMMPGMNGMDVLRNIASEKIDVTPIMITAHASVQTAVEAMKLGAFDYITKPFNLEDMFFTIKRALDVSQLQEENIRLKKELKKKFSTHKIIGNSLPIQNVIKFIDKIADTDSTVLITGESGTGKELVAKTIHYQSSRARNTFVPLNCAAIPKDILESELFGHEKGAFTGAVNTRIGRFELANNGTLFLDEIGELAPALQVKLLRVLQEKEFERVGGVKTIKVDVRIIAATNRDLEKAVKEEAFREDLFYRLNVIPIHLPPLRRMKEDIPLLVEHFIAELSRRKKKEQPVISHEVMRYLTDYRWPGNVRELENLLERLIILKEGDTIVPEDLPERFHEKRQAQKGLAKLQSLSSEGVDLNMMLDEIENNLIVQALEMSKGIKSKAASLLGLNRTTLIEKMKKKSIDFGAKTTE; this is translated from the coding sequence ATGCAGCGTATCCTGGTAATAGATGATGAAGCATCTATCAGAGGACTTTTAAAAGATTTTCTTGAAACCAAAGGGTTTGAAGTCCTGACCGCTTCCGACGGGGAAACCGGTCTGTCTGTTTTAAAAGAAGATAAATTTGGCCTTTTGCTGCTTGATCTTATGATGCCGGGTATGAACGGCATGGATGTTCTGCGCAATATTGCCTCTGAAAAGATCGACGTCACCCCGATAATGATCACCGCGCATGCGAGTGTGCAGACCGCAGTCGAGGCAATGAAACTCGGGGCCTTCGATTATATTACAAAACCATTCAATCTTGAAGATATGTTCTTTACCATAAAAAGGGCGCTTGATGTTTCACAACTTCAGGAAGAAAATATCAGGCTGAAGAAGGAACTGAAAAAGAAATTCAGCACCCACAAGATCATTGGAAACTCCCTGCCTATACAGAATGTTATCAAGTTCATCGACAAGATCGCCGATACCGACAGCACCGTGCTTATCACAGGGGAGAGCGGGACCGGCAAAGAGCTTGTCGCAAAGACAATCCACTATCAGAGTTCAAGGGCGCGCAATACATTTGTCCCTCTGAATTGCGCCGCGATTCCAAAGGACATCCTTGAGTCCGAGCTCTTCGGCCATGAAAAAGGCGCGTTCACCGGGGCTGTCAATACAAGGATCGGGCGTTTTGAGCTTGCAAACAACGGCACGCTCTTTCTTGACGAAATCGGCGAACTGGCGCCCGCGCTTCAGGTCAAGCTGCTCCGTGTCCTCCAGGAAAAAGAGTTTGAAAGGGTGGGCGGAGTAAAAACCATAAAGGTTGACGTGAGGATCATTGCCGCTACAAACAGGGACCTGGAAAAGGCCGTGAAGGAAGAGGCCTTCAGAGAGGACCTTTTCTACAGACTAAATGTTATCCCAATCCACCTGCCTCCTCTCAGGAGGATGAAAGAAGATATTCCGCTGCTGGTCGAACATTTTATCGCGGAGCTTTCAAGAAGGAAAAAGAAAGAGCAACCGGTCATTTCCCATGAAGTGATGCGGTATCTTACAGACTACAGGTGGCCCGGCAATGTACGGGAGCTTGAAAATCTGCTGGAGAGGCTCATCATTTTGAAGGAAGGAGACACCATTGTCCCTGAGGACCTTCCCGAGAGGTTCCATGAAAAACGCCAGGCGCAAAAGGGCCTTGCAAAATTGCAGTCATTGTCGTCTGAGGGAGTGGACCTTAACATGATGCTTGATGAAATAGAAAATAATCTGATCGTTCAGGCGCTGGAAATGTCCAAAGGCATAAAGAGCAAAGCCGCGAGCCTGCTCGGTCTTAACAGGACCACGCTGATCGAAAAAATGAAGAAAAAATCCATCGACTTCGGCGCCAAGACCACTGAGTGA
- a CDS encoding tetratricopeptide repeat protein encodes MNVLCAVITLMLLALCPQLSDLHAALESDNAPLQIRASDHPGFLRIVLEGPNDLISRGQVSQKDKEILVNFPGSDFAVKQQKLLVSYRRNNDAVIFALKNSSDLKIFSLDSPSRLVIDAYPKADAKTVNAAEKNNPPLKKVGNPPLNPLLKAPTVGLNRGEKSPPLKKGEAGGFSNRSISTSVSRKLKALPYEGDGDFSNKLSEQYIDTKTDVTVSDKATNEYSFIPEKYKKIWSVLKAEDNPFKVIAELSSNKPKDAGSLGIYHFIYGEALDGAKKHLEAIEQFRLAFVYSTDAQLKELAFIRRAEIYQEVGLVYEARTNYFIFLKDFPSSKYIAKAHLGLANSLSAIGEFSEAVQHYENAGRGPDVVFSMANALQKTGKVEEARKAYNNAALVDSAYPGRSPETYYLIGENMRVTGRLAEAKKHLSEINTGPFRDNAIISLGLIAMEEADYPKAIEYFKSAGFSKDRKIKEEALLNLSLTYLKANNLKESISSLEEIRHNHFDSSNRYKETLVLLAKLYKKEGRSKESVSLLKEVVYGKEPPAEAFADLETLLLEASERTTGELSLPDLWKEVGQWMLDPSREEFLMKIAKKLKPHGEPFLKLCSWLVENTSGKARTTAALDLADYYVGLGNMPSAERYITIFKDSKTKDAGDAVQRIDARINYSNKRIDPALKNLMAIKEFESSDLKLLGKIIKDMKETAPDNTQKVVAFYEKMINKFDGDAGDYLILADYYYDKEKDDKALAYYSLANEKNPDDEWAMYRLGSISDTEGKNEMLDKLQKGDSLVSRLAKTKLRGLSILNKIDEVYQ; translated from the coding sequence ATGAATGTTTTATGTGCGGTCATCACACTCATGCTGCTTGCGCTTTGTCCTCAATTAAGTGATTTACACGCCGCTCTTGAAAGCGACAATGCTCCTCTTCAAATCAGGGCCAGTGATCATCCCGGGTTTTTAAGAATTGTCCTGGAAGGACCAAATGATCTGATATCAAGGGGCCAGGTGAGTCAGAAGGACAAGGAAATCCTGGTCAACTTTCCCGGTTCAGACTTCGCAGTTAAACAACAAAAGCTTCTTGTTTCTTACAGGAGAAACAATGATGCCGTTATATTCGCCCTGAAGAACAGTTCTGACCTGAAAATCTTCTCACTTGACAGCCCGAGCCGTCTTGTCATTGACGCATATCCAAAGGCGGATGCAAAGACGGTCAACGCGGCAGAAAAAAATAATCCCCCCTTAAAAAAAGTTGGAAACCCTCCCCTGAATCCCCTGCTTAAAGCACCTACTGTTGGTCTTAATAGAGGGGAAAAAAGTCCCCCTTTGAAAAAGGGGGAGGCAGGGGGATTTTCAAATAGAAGTATTTCGACTTCTGTCAGCAGGAAGCTGAAGGCATTGCCTTATGAAGGCGACGGAGATTTCAGTAACAAATTGTCAGAGCAATATATAGATACTAAAACGGATGTAACGGTCTCTGATAAAGCAACCAATGAATACAGTTTCATTCCAGAAAAATATAAAAAGATATGGTCGGTTTTAAAGGCGGAGGACAACCCGTTTAAGGTAATAGCCGAGCTTTCCAGCAACAAGCCGAAGGATGCCGGGTCCCTCGGTATCTACCACTTCATATACGGAGAGGCGCTGGACGGCGCAAAAAAACATCTTGAAGCCATTGAGCAGTTCAGGCTCGCGTTCGTATATTCAACTGATGCGCAATTAAAAGAGCTGGCGTTTATCAGAAGGGCGGAGATCTATCAGGAGGTCGGGCTCGTTTATGAAGCAAGGACCAACTATTTCATCTTTCTAAAAGATTTCCCGTCCTCAAAATATATTGCAAAGGCCCATCTCGGCCTTGCAAACAGTCTTTCAGCGATAGGAGAGTTTTCCGAAGCGGTCCAGCACTATGAAAATGCGGGCAGGGGTCCCGATGTGGTCTTCAGCATGGCAAATGCATTGCAAAAAACAGGGAAGGTTGAAGAGGCCAGGAAGGCATATAATAACGCAGCCCTCGTTGACAGCGCTTATCCCGGAAGATCACCTGAGACTTACTATTTGATCGGTGAGAATATGCGCGTGACCGGCAGGCTTGCTGAAGCAAAAAAGCACCTGTCTGAGATCAATACGGGCCCCTTCAGAGACAACGCAATCATCAGCCTCGGTCTGATCGCGATGGAAGAAGCTGATTATCCCAAGGCCATAGAATATTTTAAGTCGGCAGGTTTCTCAAAAGACAGGAAGATTAAGGAGGAGGCCTTACTGAATCTGTCGCTGACCTATTTGAAGGCGAATAATTTAAAGGAATCCATATCGAGCCTTGAGGAGATCAGGCACAATCATTTTGACTCCTCAAACAGGTATAAAGAAACCCTGGTCCTCCTCGCGAAACTTTACAAGAAAGAGGGAAGGAGTAAAGAGTCCGTCTCTTTGTTAAAGGAAGTCGTTTACGGTAAAGAGCCGCCGGCAGAGGCATTCGCGGACCTTGAGACGCTCCTGCTTGAGGCAAGCGAAAGGACAACCGGCGAATTAAGCCTTCCTGATTTATGGAAAGAGGTCGGGCAGTGGATGCTCGACCCGTCGAGGGAGGAGTTCCTGATGAAGATCGCAAAAAAGCTGAAACCCCACGGCGAGCCGTTCCTGAAGCTGTGTTCATGGCTTGTGGAAAATACGTCCGGCAAGGCAAGGACCACTGCCGCGCTCGATCTCGCGGATTATTATGTCGGGCTGGGGAATATGCCCTCGGCAGAGAGGTACATAACTATATTTAAGGATTCAAAAACGAAAGATGCCGGAGACGCGGTGCAGAGGATCGATGCAAGGATAAACTACTCTAACAAACGTATTGATCCTGCGTTAAAGAACCTGATGGCAATAAAAGAATTTGAAAGCTCCGACCTGAAGCTGCTGGGAAAGATAATCAAAGACATGAAAGAAACAGCGCCGGACAATACGCAAAAAGTTGTCGCGTTTTATGAAAAGATGATAAACAAGTTTGACGGCGACGCTGGAGACTACCTCATACTTGCCGATTATTATTATGACAAAGAAAAAGACGACAAGGCGCTTGCATATTACAGTCTCGCCAATGAGAAAAATCCGGATGACGAATGGGCAATGTACAGGCTCGGCAGCATATCCGATACCGAAGGGAAAAATGAAATGTTAGACAAACTGCAAAAAGGCGATTCGCTGGTAAGCCGCCTGGCAAAGACAAAACTGAGAGGTCTCAGCATCCTGAACAAGATCGACGAGGTGTATCAATAA